A part of Gammaproteobacteria bacterium genomic DNA contains:
- a CDS encoding DUF3579 domain-containing protein, translated as MQQQAFEQPKSTLVIYGVTEDGKKFRPSDWAERLCGHLSTFRNRRIYFSRLLRPAVRDGIKCVIVEPELAVEHPKIYQLVCDFATTNRLPMRPLASNEVNR; from the coding sequence TTGCAACAGCAAGCGTTCGAGCAGCCGAAGTCAACGTTGGTCATCTATGGCGTCACAGAAGACGGAAAAAAATTTCGCCCAAGCGACTGGGCAGAGCGTCTATGCGGCCACCTATCCACGTTTCGAAATCGCCGCATCTATTTCTCACGCCTGCTCCGACCGGCTGTTCGTGACGGTATAAAGTGCGTCATCGTGGAGCCTGAGCTCGCCGTGGAGCACCCAAAGATATATCAATTGGTTTGTGATTTCGCCACAACCAACCGGCTGCCGATGCGCCCGCTAGCGTCGAATGAAGTCAATCGCTGA